One genomic window of Gossypium hirsutum isolate 1008001.06 chromosome D11, Gossypium_hirsutum_v2.1, whole genome shotgun sequence includes the following:
- the LOC121223785 gene encoding uncharacterized protein, with protein MENNSGIMGLREDEIELELRLSIGGSFGKAEKLKPIKKETKPNDVPVVDLRENLVFDPQMKRKIQALRRQEAKKKREEKQQKRGTTIPSRCRDDVTEERECKKNKVEEFFGGVNLNLSTELNNPPAYPVLPVRVPCPYPHLQFVPLANGFPYPCVNTVPCWGEKGVAMNGGFQTGRVHDGNNGYDSEQNSSKDERNRKTGSNESPMYSSSVVSDLQSSSNQGGRSSESGTNTSPCQPAEHTQINCSAGSNQKGRSEQSCTSHQNDSAQSMDKCSKGGIEKTPSVESTSLNLKKAPPKPEIKTINSTKDTNKGEMGKPPKPPAPPIHDGIVSLRTMPCVSTTGNGPDGKTINGFLYRYTKSEVSIICVCHGSLFSPAEFVQHAGGSDVSHPLRHITVIHPAIQQM; from the exons atggaaaataaCAGTGGGATTATGGGGTTAAGAGAGGACGAGATTGAGCTGGAGCTGAGATTATCAATCGGAGGAAGCTTTGGAAAAGCCGAGAAATTAAAGCCCATCAAGAAAGAAACAAAACCCAATGATGTGCCGGTTGTAGATCTCCGGGAAAACTTGGTTTTTGATCCACAAATGAAACGCAAGATTCAAGCTTTAAGGAGACAAGAAGCGAAGAAGAAACGAGAAGAGAAGCAGCAGAAAAGAGGGACAACAATACCATCAAGATGCCGCGACGATGTAACAGAGGAAAGAGAATGTAAGAAGAACAAAGTTGAAGAATTTTTTGGTGGTGTAAACCTTAATCTGAGCACCGAACTAAATAATCCGCCGGCGTACCCAGTTCTTCCGGTGCGGGTCCCGTGTCCCTACCCTCATCTCCAGTTTGTGCCACTCGCCAATGGCTTCCCCTATCCTTGCGTAAATACGGTGCCTTGTTGGGGTGAGAAGGGCGTGGCGATGAATGGCGGGTTTCAGACGGGTCGTGTGCATGATGGAAATAATGGATATGATTCTGAGCAGAATAGCAGCAAAGATGAAAGGAATAGGAAAACTGGATCAAACGAGTCTCCCATGTATAGTTCCTCTGTGGTTTCGGATCTTCAAAGCTCTTCTAATCAAG GTGGTCGAAGCAGTGAATCAGGGACCAACACAAGTCCTTGTCAACCGGCCGAACATACTCAAATAAATTGTTCTGCTGGAAGCAATCAAAAGGGGCGGTCTGAACAAAGTTGTACCTCCCACCAAAACGACTCCGCCCAAAGCATGGACAAATGTAGCAAAGGCGGCATCGAAAAGACGCCATCTGTGGAATCCACTTCATTGAACCTTAAGAAAGCACCACCCAAACCCGAAATTAAAACCATCAATTCAACCAAAGATACCAACAAGGGGGAGATGGGAAAACCTCCCAAGCCTCCAGCTCCTCCTATTCACGACGGCATCGTTTCCCTTCGTACCATGCCTTGCGTTTCGACGACGGGCAATGGCCCCGATGGCAAAACCATAAACGGTTTTCTGTACAGATATACGAAATCAGAGGTGAGCATCATTTGTGTGTGCCATGGAAGCTTATTCTCACCGGCCGAGTTTGTGCAGCATGCTGGAGGTAGTGATGTATCGCATCCTCTGAGACACATTACCGTGATTCATCCCGCTATACAACAAATGTAG